The following are from one region of the Nilaparvata lugens isolate BPH unplaced genomic scaffold, ASM1435652v1 scaffold5286, whole genome shotgun sequence genome:
- the LOC120355931 gene encoding RNA-binding protein 25-like, with protein sequence MEDSNPNSDVSYPVALPSGPSAQADAAIVDDAPSSTPTPVDDEAETPRSREPGSISSMGFNTNNLGQHSSTQLELQDVPTASPPYAAPSIPANKEKTLFEDTRGPLSIALANSTLATNEQLIFEIDERWKKDQKIRQEERDQDRAEQREKERKQQEERDKDRAEQREKERKQQEERDKDREERNRDREEQREKERKQQEERDKDRAEQREKERKQQEERDKDREERREEYRQFFAYMDSKTTAILGQVDQRIAEQAQEIKDKITDDLNIRMDEMSLNMESKLTELNTSLRVDITNETQKLEKRMTEKIVDQIKVTEEQTRAHLQIELKNHHTKCESGRQHLEQELKTAIRAVSTSVDLVSLKIEQNAENQLTLESRIDHLSDQQKNLSDKVNSMQDGIQEQKTQFERRMAATDSKIMHLESRMTLAPNLNGSCTPADNSSMLSLVNNLEKFNNTPQSIQPKPFINQLKSIHQLVPTPWPIWRLKLTALLSGEPLLFFHNCAQEIKTFEEFEKVFLEKYWSAGRQQGLLAEIVSSQYDTRVDNSYTTFITRLRYLNTQLDNSVPEPVLVRLIIDKMPRYIRLALATHQVTSFKELENYLHCLQTVDDKPQGRNRQSDFRQNDHAPNQHPLATVSPNYAPHRKPDNREEYQVTSSSHGHRNPNRPPQTYNNNQRNFNSTYNNPSHYDGRDQIQRRSNNNNPNQQHRRENIINTDRTQQKPQYKEASGGQVSKPGPSNQSNSPNS encoded by the coding sequence ATGGAAGACTCCAACCCCAATTCGGATGTCTCGTACCCAGTAGCACTACCCTCAGGACCCAGCGCGCAGGCGGATGCGGCAATAGTTGACGACGCTCCATCCAGCACTCCCACTCCAGTGGACGACGAGGCAGAGACCCCAAGGAGTCGCGAGCCCGGCAGCATATCCTCCATGGGTTTCAACACCAATAACCTGGGCCAGCATTCGTCCACCCAGCTCGAGCTCCAGGATGTACCAACCGCTTCACCTCCATATGCCGCTCCTTCGATACCtgcaaataaagaaaaaacattatttgaGGATACTCGCGGACCTCTATCAATAGCACTGGCAAACAGCACCCTTGCTACAAACGAACAGTTGATATTTGAGATCGACGAACGATGGAAGAAGGACCAAAAAATACGCCAGGAAGAGAGAGACCAGGACCGAGCAGAACAGAGGGAGAAAGAGCGCAAGCAACAGGAAGAAAGAGACAAGGACCGAGCAGAACAGAGGGAGAAAGAGCGCAAGCAACAGGAAGAGAGAGACAAggacagagaagaaagaaacaGGGATCGAGAAGAACAGAGGGAGAAAGAGCGCAAGCAACAGGAAGAGAGAGACAAGGACCGAGCAGAACAGAGGGAGAAAGAGCGCAAGCAACAGGAAGAGAGAGACAAGGATAGAGAAGAGCGGAGAGAGGAGTACAGACAATTCTTTGCTTACATGGATAGCAAAACTACGGCCATCCTAGGACAGGTCGACCAGAGGATTGCTGAACAAGCCCAGGAAATTAAAGATAAAATCACCGATGATCTCAACATCCGAATGGATGAGATGTCCCTAAATATGGAGAGCAAACTTACCGAATTGAACACAAGCTTGCGGGTCGACATAACCAACGAAACCCAAAAGCTAGAAAAGCGGATGACGGAGAAAATAGTTGACCAAATAAAGGTGACCGAGGAACAGACCCGAGCACATTtgcaaattgaattaaaaaatcatCACACTAAGTGCGAAAGTGGACGCCAGCACTTAGAACAAGAGCTTAAAACTGCTATTCGAGCCGTGAGCACCTCCGTGGATCTGGTTAGTcttaaaattgaacaaaatgcAGAGAACCAGTTAACCCTAGAGAGCCGAATAGACCACCTATCGGATCAACAGAAAAATCTAAGCGACAAGGTCAATTCCATGCAAGATGGCATTCAAGAGCAAAAAACCCAGTTCGAAAGGAGAATGGCCGCCACAGATTCTAAAATCATGCATCTGGAATCCCGAATGACTTTGGCCCCGAACCTGAATGGTAGTTGCACACCTGCCGACAATTCTAGCATGTTATCCCTCGTCAACAAtctagaaaaatttaataatacgcCACAGTCCATACAGCCGAAACCTTTCATAAACCAGCTTAAATCCATACACCAACTAGTACCTACCCCCTGGCCAATATGGCGTCTCAAACTAACCGCTCTTCTGTCGGGTGAACCACTATTGTTTTTCCACAACTGTGCCCAGGAGATAAAGACGTTCGAAGAATTCGAAAAAGTTTTCCTAGAGAAGTATTGGAGTGCAGGGAGACAACAAGGTTTGTTGGCAGAAATTGTCTCTAGCCAGTACGACACACGTGTGGATAATTCCTACACCACCTTCATCACCCGGCTCCGGTATTTGAATACGCAGCTTGATAATTCAGTACCCGAACCCGTGCTGGTAAGATTAATCATAGATAAAATGCCGAGATACATACGACTCGCATTGGCCACCCACCAAGTTACCAGCTTCAAAGAGCTGGAAAATTATCTACATTGTCTACAGACCGTGGATGACAAGCCCCAAGGTCGAAATAGACAGAGCGACTTCCGCCAGAATGACCACGCTCCCAATCAACATCCGCTTGCCACCGTCTCACCGAACTACGCACCCCATCGCAAACCCGACAACAGAGAAGAGTACCAAGTCACTTCATCTAGCCACGGACATCGTAATCCAAATCGCCCACCACAAACATATAACAACAACCAAAGAAACTTCAACTCCACTTATAATAACCCATCCCATTACGACGGACGAGACCAAATTCAACGGCGCTCAAATAACAACAACCCAAACCAACAACATCGAAGGGAGAACATAATAAACACCGACCGGACACAGCAGAAACCGCAGTATAAAGAAGCTTCTGGAGGCCAAGTTAGCAAACCCGGACCTAGCAACCAGAGTAATTCACCGAACTCCTGA